A window of Ptychodera flava strain L36383 chromosome 1, AS_Pfla_20210202, whole genome shotgun sequence contains these coding sequences:
- the LOC139134647 gene encoding transcription factor ETV7-like: MDPRFDRCDVIPGLTPLENYDFKTDDETCGHDSICEGSYADTSQSYLENNETPIFDEESLRDLCLIVDREMRERIRADKLKYLGEAGLPLDLQSWSVFQCACWFRWMTAACGVEDTFSNDVIRNGLDGQLLCAMTEQDFRAIFAAQSGNDDIVFQTLQYWKSVRVNTEDVSNLVDCQVNRHASSRDPTKYYPQWPESCEDYAYQGQYPEFPLNHIYPNNRHMSGNGFCRLDDTLMAHFTPPDVEPSLDAVIKRGACERGYVMVDMPTSQKNVKRNRSKTQPILWRFILECLNNQKMTKSLQWVNKRDGTFKFFSKHKEEIAHAWGKLKNRKRMTYQKMARALRDYAGKGIMKKVKRKLHYRFLPNVMSQLSFGSSGCPSFSRYSPL; the protein is encoded by the exons ATGGACCCGAGATTCGACCggtgtgacgtcatacccggATTGACGCCTCTGGAGAACTACGATTTTAAAACAGACGACGAAACGTGCGGCCACGACTCGATATGCGAGGGATCCTACGCTGATACAAGTCAGAGCTATCTCGAGAATAACGAG ACACCCATATTCGACGAAGAGTCTCTACGAGACCTTTGCTTGATTGTTGACCGCGAGATGAGAGAACGCATCCGAGCCGACAAGTTGAAGTACCTCGGCGAAGCGGGCCTTCCATTAG ATTTGCAATCGTGGTCGGTTTTCCAGTGTGCTTGCTGGTTCCGATGGATGACTGCTGCCTGTGGAGTGGAAGACACATTtagcaatgacgtcatcagaAACGGGCTTGATGGTCAGCTGCTGTGTGCCATGACAGAGCAGGATTTTAGAGCGATCTTTGCCGCGCAATCAGGAAACGATGACATCGTGTTTCAAACCCTGCAGTACTGGAAATCAG TTCGAGTAAACACAGAAGATGTAAGTAACCTTGTGGACTGTCAGGTCAACAGGCATGCGTCATCACGTGACCCGACCAAATATTATCCACAGTGGCCGGAGAGTTGTGAAGACTACGCGTATCAG GGCCAATACCCTGAGTTCCCGCTCAATCACATCTACCCAAACAACAGGCATATGTCTGGCAACGGTTTCTGCAGACTCGACGATACGCTCATGGCACATTTTACACCACCTGATGTGGAACCGTCCTTAGACGCGGTCATCAAAAGAGGGGCCTGCGAACGAGGTTACGTCATGGTGGATATGCCAACATCGCAGAAAAATGTTAAAC GAAACAGATCCAAAACCCAACCAATACTTTGGCGGTTCATCCTTGAGTGTTTGAACAATCAAAAGATGACGAAATCACTGCAGTGGGTGAACAAACGGGACGGCACCTTCAAGTTTTTCTCTAAACATAAGGAAGAGATCGCGCATGCGTGGGGCAAGTTGAAGAACCGGAAGAGGATGACGTATCAAAAGATGGCGCGCGCGTTGAGAGATTACGCGGGAAAGGGCATCATGAAGAAAGTGAAACGGAAGTTGCATTATCGTTTCTTACCAAACGTAATGTCACAACTCAGTTTTGGCTCGTCCGGGTGTCCATCATTCAGTAGATACAGTCCTCTGTAG